The sequence GCTGCCCAGTTACGAGGTCGTCGCCGACCTCGGCCACGTTATTACCGGTACGGGCTCCACCCTGAGGTTCATAGGCCACCGCCGGAGTGGCAAAGCTGGAAACCGCAAGCGCGGCGCCCGAAATGCCAAAAAGTATTGACTTCCCAAACTTGTTCACGTTACCCCGTCTCCGCCCCCGCTATCGGGGGCTCCGAAAGGATCTTCTATGAGGGCGCTGTGACGGTCAAGGCCTGGCCGATTTACGACGCCGTCATGGGCCTGAAACAGGTGTCCGGGCGGTGGCATTCACGGGCGGGTCATTAACGCGCGGCCATCGTTACTGTCAACTGGAATATCGCCCGCCAGCCCTTCTCGCGAGTCACCTCTTCCAGGCTTGCGGCGGAAAGCCCGGACATGCTGACTGTGACATGCATTACAGATGGGTCCGTATGGCAGAGGCGGGAGGCTGCGAGATCAGCGCGCCCGGGCCGCGAGTTGGTCGGACCCATCTCCGTAAGCGAAGGGATTCTTCTCCGTGCCGATGACAGACCCCGAAATCAATTACATGTAATCGGTAGACGCGCGCCGAAGCGACTCACGTAGTTCTCCGTCCGGAGTGGAACTGGTCGAGTTGCGAGAGCGCCGCGATCGACACCGCGATGGCCTCACACGGCTCCAGGCTCCACGGCTGCGGCTTCGGAAGCATTGCCGACCGCCAACGGCGGCGGAACGAGGGTTTCCGCGACCTCCGAAGCACCGGCCGGCGGACGTGTGGAGCCGCTGCTCAAGCCATTCGTGTCCCTGCTCTCGGACTACGACATCCCGCTTAAGCGGATCGCTCTCTTGGCCGATCGTGGCAGCCAGACGACGACGGAGGTGGGTCTGCCGGAAGCGGCTCCGGCGCCCGAACAGCAGTCAGGGCCCTGATCCTCTGAGAGGATCAGGGCCCTGACCTTGTGCTTAGCTGTCGGGGTGGCGGGATTTGAACCCACGACCTCTTCGTCCCGAACGAAGCGCGCTGCCAAGCTGCGCTACACCCCGATGTCGCTGCGGCGGCGAGCCACTTTCGTGGTGTGTGCCGTGGCGACGTCGTTTACTTTAGCCCACCGGTGGCCGGAGACGAAATCCGGTTTTCCGGGGCGCGGTGGCGCCGTGGGCCGGGCCTGATGTGGTCCATGACGACGAGGAGAACGGCCAGGGCGTAGCAGGCGAGGCCGACGATCGTGACGTTGCCCAGGACCTCGACGAAGCCGTGCCGGGACACGTCGAGGAAGGGGTACCGGAAGCGGGCCGGCGTGCCCGGGGGCAGGAGCAGACCCCGGGTCACCGTGTACGCCAGGTACGCGATCGGGAGGATCATCCAGGTGGCCGCGCTGTGCAGGCGCAGCGCCCCCGGGCGGGTCAGCAGGAGCCAGTCCAGCGCGACCGCCACCGGCACCACCGTGTGCAGCAGCTGGTTCGTGACCGCGTGCCAGCCGGTGAGCGCCACCGCGTCGCCCGTCATGGAGAAGGGGCTCGCGTCGTCGGCCAGGATCAGGTGGTAGACCAGGCCCGTGCCGACCGCGTACAGCAGGGTGCAGGCGGTGACGGACGGCCGCAGTGGGTGGCGGGCCTTCCACGCCCGCCAGGCCGAGACGGTGAACACCGCGGTCACCAGGACGCCGCTCAGGATCGTGGAGTAGCTCAGGACGCGTATCGGGTCGCCCAGGAGCAGGTCGAGTGCCACGCCCGCGGCTGCCGTCAGCGCGACCAGGAGGCGGAAGGCGGCGACCACGGGGCGGCGTACGCGCGGGACCACCGCGTACGCGGGCACGACGGGGACGGCGGAAGCGGCGGCGCTGGCGGCTATGCCGGGGATCCTGGGTATGTCCGGGATGTCCGCAGGTATGGGGGTGGTCATGCCCTCACGCTAGGCGGGGCGGACAAAAGGCGCGAGATGGATTAAACCGGATGGGTGGGTGGGGAGGTCGTGCCCCACCCATTCAGGAGGAGCCCATTCAGGTGGGGCCCATTCAGGAGGAGCCCCACCCCGTCAGGCGGGGCCCCTCGCCTCCCGCTCCCCCCCGCTACGCGGAACCCCGCCCCGTGAGCGTCAGCAGCGTCGCCTCCGGCGGGCACGCGAACCGTACCGGTGTGTACCTGCTCGTCCCGCAGCCCGCCGACACGTGCATGTAGGACGTCAGGCCCGACTCCG is a genomic window of Streptomyces sp. NBC_00414 containing:
- a CDS encoding Pr6Pr family membrane protein — its product is MTTPIPADIPDIPRIPGIAASAAASAVPVVPAYAVVPRVRRPVVAAFRLLVALTAAAGVALDLLLGDPIRVLSYSTILSGVLVTAVFTVSAWRAWKARHPLRPSVTACTLLYAVGTGLVYHLILADDASPFSMTGDAVALTGWHAVTNQLLHTVVPVAVALDWLLLTRPGALRLHSAATWMILPIAYLAYTVTRGLLLPPGTPARFRYPFLDVSRHGFVEVLGNVTIVGLACYALAVLLVVMDHIRPGPRRHRAPENRISSPATGGLK